A genomic region of Nerophis lumbriciformis linkage group LG28, RoL_Nlum_v2.1, whole genome shotgun sequence contains the following coding sequences:
- the eogt gene encoding EGF domain-specific O-linked N-acetylglucosamine transferase isoform X2 → MLLLVVLDIFFSTAVVTSEKSNHKSSVPQFNYSSISLPPEHIPYYFYNNKKVAKQCRLDPLCPFKDALLDVSSCWGYEKNCDPKKRFGYPVCTKADSGWVDSLEAAQELFWKQADFGYVKERRSELKTLCKASKPGDSSLRCSSHARFCKATNLYLDLRQPRRSHERYKEDFIQKGEIGGHCRLNKQALAAAGEHKSPLQSWYAELQTYTELDFYPVQSESCDIVIEKPTIFMKLDAGVNMYHHFCDFVNLYISQHINNSFSSDINIIMWDTSSYGYGDLFSETWKAFSQYDIIHLKSYDSKRVCFKDAFFSLLPRMRYGLFYNTPLPGRVRVTLLARSTEYRRISNQVELINGLKTMQLLDVSVVDYKYKDIPFLEQLRITHNSDIFIGMHGAGLTHLLFLPDWAVVFELYNCEDESCYRDLARLRGIRYVTWQKMDKVFPQDRGHHPTLGDHPKFTNYSFDVDEFMRFVLQAADYVTRHPKWRRHILRDEL, encoded by the exons ATGCTGCTCTTGGTCGTGTTGGACATCTTCTTTTCTACTGCTGTGGTCACCAGTGAGAAGAGCAACCACAAGTCATCAGTACCACAGTTCAACTACAGCAGCATTTCTCTGCCACCAGAGCACATACCGTACTACTTCTACAACAACAAGAAGGTCGCCAAGCAATGCAGACTGGACCCGCTCTGCCCTTTTAAA GATGCCCTGCTGGATGTGTCTTCCTGTTGGGGTTATGAAAAGAACTGTGATCCCAAAAAGCGCTTTGGCTATCCTGTCTGTACTAAGGCTGACTCTGGATG GGTCGATTCACTAGAGGCAGCACAGGAGCTTTTCTGGAAGCAGGCTGATTTTGGCTACGTCAAGGAGCGTCGCTCTGAGCTCAAAACACTTTGCAAGGCCAGCAAACCT GGGGACTCCTCTTTGAGGTGCAGTAGTCATGCTAGATTCTGTAAGGCAACTAACCTTTACCTGGACTTGCGGCAACCACGCAGAAGCCATGAAAG GTACAAGGAGGACTTCATTCAGAAAGGTGAAATCGGTGGACATTGCAGACTTAACAAGCAAGCACTTGCTGCAGCGGGAGAGCACAAAAGTCCTTTGCAGTCTTG GTATGCAGAGCTTCAAACATACACAGAGTTGGACTTCTATCCCGTACAAAGTGAATCATGCGACATTGTCATCGAAAAACCGACTATTTTCATGAAACTGGATGCTG GAGTGAACATGTACCATCATTTCTGTGACTTTGTCAACCTCTACATCTCCCAGCACATTAACAACTCCTTCAGCTCTGATATCAACATAATAATGTGGGACACA AGCTCTTATGGATATGGGGATTTGTTCAGTGAAACCTGGAAGGCCTTCTCACAATATGATATCATTCACCTGAAGAGCTATGATTCAAAAAGA GTATGTTTCAAAGATGCCTTCTTCTCCCTTCTACCAAGAATGAGATATGGTCTCTTCTACAACACACCACTT CCAGGACGCGTCCGTGTCACCTTGCTGGCACGCAGTACTGAATACAGAAGGATATCAAACCAAGTGGAG CTCATAAATGGTCTTAAAACAATGCAGCTGCTGGACGTCAGCGTGGTGGATTACAAATACAA GGACATTCCTTTCCTAGAGCAGTTGAGGATCACCCACAACTCTGACATCTTCATAGGAATGCACGGTGCAGGACTCACACACCTGCTCTTCTTGCCTGACTGGGCTGTGGTCTTTGAGCT GTATAATTGTGAAGATGAGAGCTGCTATCGAGATTTGGCTCGGCTGCGGGGCATTCGCTATGTGACTTGGCAGAAAATGGATAAGGTGTTCCCGCAGGACAGG GGTCACCACCCAACTCTCGGAGACCACCCCAAGTTCACCAACTACTCCTTCGACGTGGATGAGTTCATGCGCTTCGTGCTCCAGGCGGCAGATTACGTCACGCGGCATCCCAAATGGCGGCGTCACATCCTGCGCGACGaactataa
- the eogt gene encoding EGF domain-specific O-linked N-acetylglucosamine transferase isoform X1: MLLLVVLDIFFSTAVVTSEKSNHKSSVPQFNYSSISLPPEHIPYYFYNNKKVAKQCRLDPLCPFKDALLDVSSCWGYEKNCDPKKRFGYPVCTKADSGWVDSLEAAQELFWKQADFGYVKERRSELKTLCKASKPGDSSLRCSSHARFCKATNLYLDLRQPRRSHERYKEDFIQKGEIGGHCRLNKQALAAAGEHKSPLQSWYAELQTYTELDFYPVQSESCDIVIEKPTIFMKLDAGVNMYHHFCDFVNLYISQHINNSFSSDINIIMWDTSSYGYGDLFSETWKAFSQYDIIHLKSYDSKRVCFKDAFFSLLPRMRYGLFYNTPLISDCYTEGIFRAFSQHVLHRLNIMQNGPKPGRVRVTLLARSTEYRRISNQVELINGLKTMQLLDVSVVDYKYKDIPFLEQLRITHNSDIFIGMHGAGLTHLLFLPDWAVVFELYNCEDESCYRDLARLRGIRYVTWQKMDKVFPQDRGHHPTLGDHPKFTNYSFDVDEFMRFVLQAADYVTRHPKWRRHILRDEL; this comes from the exons ATGCTGCTCTTGGTCGTGTTGGACATCTTCTTTTCTACTGCTGTGGTCACCAGTGAGAAGAGCAACCACAAGTCATCAGTACCACAGTTCAACTACAGCAGCATTTCTCTGCCACCAGAGCACATACCGTACTACTTCTACAACAACAAGAAGGTCGCCAAGCAATGCAGACTGGACCCGCTCTGCCCTTTTAAA GATGCCCTGCTGGATGTGTCTTCCTGTTGGGGTTATGAAAAGAACTGTGATCCCAAAAAGCGCTTTGGCTATCCTGTCTGTACTAAGGCTGACTCTGGATG GGTCGATTCACTAGAGGCAGCACAGGAGCTTTTCTGGAAGCAGGCTGATTTTGGCTACGTCAAGGAGCGTCGCTCTGAGCTCAAAACACTTTGCAAGGCCAGCAAACCT GGGGACTCCTCTTTGAGGTGCAGTAGTCATGCTAGATTCTGTAAGGCAACTAACCTTTACCTGGACTTGCGGCAACCACGCAGAAGCCATGAAAG GTACAAGGAGGACTTCATTCAGAAAGGTGAAATCGGTGGACATTGCAGACTTAACAAGCAAGCACTTGCTGCAGCGGGAGAGCACAAAAGTCCTTTGCAGTCTTG GTATGCAGAGCTTCAAACATACACAGAGTTGGACTTCTATCCCGTACAAAGTGAATCATGCGACATTGTCATCGAAAAACCGACTATTTTCATGAAACTGGATGCTG GAGTGAACATGTACCATCATTTCTGTGACTTTGTCAACCTCTACATCTCCCAGCACATTAACAACTCCTTCAGCTCTGATATCAACATAATAATGTGGGACACA AGCTCTTATGGATATGGGGATTTGTTCAGTGAAACCTGGAAGGCCTTCTCACAATATGATATCATTCACCTGAAGAGCTATGATTCAAAAAGA GTATGTTTCAAAGATGCCTTCTTCTCCCTTCTACCAAGAATGAGATATGGTCTCTTCTACAACACACCACTT ATCTCAGATTGCTACACTGAAGGAATATTTCGAGCGTTCTCCCAACATGTCCTCCATCGGCTCAATATAATGCAGAACGGACCTAAG CCAGGACGCGTCCGTGTCACCTTGCTGGCACGCAGTACTGAATACAGAAGGATATCAAACCAAGTGGAG CTCATAAATGGTCTTAAAACAATGCAGCTGCTGGACGTCAGCGTGGTGGATTACAAATACAA GGACATTCCTTTCCTAGAGCAGTTGAGGATCACCCACAACTCTGACATCTTCATAGGAATGCACGGTGCAGGACTCACACACCTGCTCTTCTTGCCTGACTGGGCTGTGGTCTTTGAGCT GTATAATTGTGAAGATGAGAGCTGCTATCGAGATTTGGCTCGGCTGCGGGGCATTCGCTATGTGACTTGGCAGAAAATGGATAAGGTGTTCCCGCAGGACAGG GGTCACCACCCAACTCTCGGAGACCACCCCAAGTTCACCAACTACTCCTTCGACGTGGATGAGTTCATGCGCTTCGTGCTCCAGGCGGCAGATTACGTCACGCGGCATCCCAAATGGCGGCGTCACATCCTGCGCGACGaactataa
- the eogt gene encoding EGF domain-specific O-linked N-acetylglucosamine transferase isoform X3, whose protein sequence is MLLLVVLDIFFSTAVVTSEKSNHKSSVPQFNYSSISLPPEHIPYYFYNNKKVAKQCRLDPLCPFKDALLDVSSCWGYEKNCDPKKRFGYPVCTKADSGWVDSLEAAQELFWKQADFGYVKERRSELKTLCKASKPGDSSLRCSSHARFCKATNLYLDLRQPRRSHERYKEDFIQKGEIGGHCRLNKQALAAAGEHKSPLQSWYAELQTYTELDFYPVQSESCDIVIEKPTIFMKLDAGVNMYHHFCDFVNLYISQHINNSFSSDINIIMWDTSSYGYGDLFSETWKAFSQYDIIHLKSYDSKRPGRVRVTLLARSTEYRRISNQVELINGLKTMQLLDVSVVDYKYKDIPFLEQLRITHNSDIFIGMHGAGLTHLLFLPDWAVVFELYNCEDESCYRDLARLRGIRYVTWQKMDKVFPQDRGHHPTLGDHPKFTNYSFDVDEFMRFVLQAADYVTRHPKWRRHILRDEL, encoded by the exons ATGCTGCTCTTGGTCGTGTTGGACATCTTCTTTTCTACTGCTGTGGTCACCAGTGAGAAGAGCAACCACAAGTCATCAGTACCACAGTTCAACTACAGCAGCATTTCTCTGCCACCAGAGCACATACCGTACTACTTCTACAACAACAAGAAGGTCGCCAAGCAATGCAGACTGGACCCGCTCTGCCCTTTTAAA GATGCCCTGCTGGATGTGTCTTCCTGTTGGGGTTATGAAAAGAACTGTGATCCCAAAAAGCGCTTTGGCTATCCTGTCTGTACTAAGGCTGACTCTGGATG GGTCGATTCACTAGAGGCAGCACAGGAGCTTTTCTGGAAGCAGGCTGATTTTGGCTACGTCAAGGAGCGTCGCTCTGAGCTCAAAACACTTTGCAAGGCCAGCAAACCT GGGGACTCCTCTTTGAGGTGCAGTAGTCATGCTAGATTCTGTAAGGCAACTAACCTTTACCTGGACTTGCGGCAACCACGCAGAAGCCATGAAAG GTACAAGGAGGACTTCATTCAGAAAGGTGAAATCGGTGGACATTGCAGACTTAACAAGCAAGCACTTGCTGCAGCGGGAGAGCACAAAAGTCCTTTGCAGTCTTG GTATGCAGAGCTTCAAACATACACAGAGTTGGACTTCTATCCCGTACAAAGTGAATCATGCGACATTGTCATCGAAAAACCGACTATTTTCATGAAACTGGATGCTG GAGTGAACATGTACCATCATTTCTGTGACTTTGTCAACCTCTACATCTCCCAGCACATTAACAACTCCTTCAGCTCTGATATCAACATAATAATGTGGGACACA AGCTCTTATGGATATGGGGATTTGTTCAGTGAAACCTGGAAGGCCTTCTCACAATATGATATCATTCACCTGAAGAGCTATGATTCAAAAAGA CCAGGACGCGTCCGTGTCACCTTGCTGGCACGCAGTACTGAATACAGAAGGATATCAAACCAAGTGGAG CTCATAAATGGTCTTAAAACAATGCAGCTGCTGGACGTCAGCGTGGTGGATTACAAATACAA GGACATTCCTTTCCTAGAGCAGTTGAGGATCACCCACAACTCTGACATCTTCATAGGAATGCACGGTGCAGGACTCACACACCTGCTCTTCTTGCCTGACTGGGCTGTGGTCTTTGAGCT GTATAATTGTGAAGATGAGAGCTGCTATCGAGATTTGGCTCGGCTGCGGGGCATTCGCTATGTGACTTGGCAGAAAATGGATAAGGTGTTCCCGCAGGACAGG GGTCACCACCCAACTCTCGGAGACCACCCCAAGTTCACCAACTACTCCTTCGACGTGGATGAGTTCATGCGCTTCGTGCTCCAGGCGGCAGATTACGTCACGCGGCATCCCAAATGGCGGCGTCACATCCTGCGCGACGaactataa